A genomic stretch from Campylobacter lari subsp. concheus includes:
- a CDS encoding type II secretion system protein — protein MKKAFTIIELVFVVIILGVLAAVALPKFSASKDEASTTQALGNLKTFINDISSYVLKNESLSSIALMSNVANIKNEDLSNLQNSTKELDFSVGNDEQCFKVLFVDKESVLLLALMVDSAQKSKVQNIADLKNQALKDPKNQSIKTQLNEALNAFSQNEFISTSKSKACQSLIHSKAFKDLATRVYFLSGN, from the coding sequence ATGAAAAAGGCTTTTACTATTATAGAACTTGTGTTTGTGGTGATTATACTTGGAGTTTTAGCAGCAGTTGCTTTGCCAAAATTTAGCGCAAGTAAAGATGAAGCAAGCACAACTCAAGCTTTGGGAAATTTAAAAACTTTTATCAATGATATAAGTTCTTATGTGTTAAAAAATGAAAGTCTTTCGAGTATAGCTTTGATGAGTAATGTAGCAAATATAAAAAATGAAGATTTATCAAACTTGCAAAATTCTACCAAAGAGCTTGATTTTAGTGTGGGAAATGATGAGCAGTGTTTTAAAGTGCTTTTTGTAGATAAAGAAAGCGTTTTGCTTTTAGCACTTATGGTAGATAGTGCCCAAAAAAGCAAAGTTCAAAATATAGCAGATTTGAAAAATCAAGCTTTGAAAGATCCTAAAAATCAAAGTATAAAAACTCAACTAAATGAGGCTTTAAATGCTTTTAGTCAAAATGAATTTATAAGTACTTCAAAGTCTAAGGCCTGCCAAAGCCTAATTCACTCCAAAGCTTTTAAAGACTTAGCTACTAGGGTGTATTTTTTAAGTGGTAACTAA
- the tsaD gene encoding tRNA (adenosine(37)-N6)-threonylcarbamoyltransferase complex transferase subunit TsaD gives MKSLILAIESSCDDSSIAIIDKNSFECIFHTKISQENAHSVYGGVVPELAARLHSEALPKILEKCQKYFDKLCVIAVTNEPGLSVSLIGGVAMAKMLAISLNLPLIAINHLKGHIYSMFLDKKASFDMGVLLVSGGHTMVLFIDEQGKITELARTNDDSFGESFDKVAKMMGLGYPGGAIIENLAKNIKESDLEFSIPLLYSKDLAYSFSGLKNQVRLEILKEELSLERKSKIAFAFQKAAIAHILNKLEKIFKEYKFKRFGIVGGASANLSLRNQIEHLCQSYQCELLLAPLEYCSDNALMIARAACEAYERKDFVSVEDDLISPKVKNLQGVL, from the coding sequence ATGAAAAGTTTAATTCTTGCTATAGAAAGCTCATGTGATGATAGTTCTATTGCTATCATAGATAAAAATAGCTTTGAATGCATTTTTCATACAAAGATTTCTCAAGAAAATGCTCATAGTGTCTATGGAGGGGTGGTGCCTGAGCTTGCAGCAAGATTGCACAGTGAAGCTTTACCTAAAATCTTAGAAAAATGCCAAAAATACTTTGATAAACTTTGTGTCATAGCAGTTACAAATGAACCTGGTCTTAGTGTGAGTTTGATAGGTGGGGTTGCTATGGCTAAAATGCTTGCTATTAGTTTAAATTTACCACTTATAGCAATTAATCATCTAAAAGGACATATCTACTCTATGTTTTTAGATAAAAAAGCTAGTTTTGATATGGGGGTGTTACTTGTAAGTGGTGGGCATACTATGGTGCTTTTTATCGATGAGCAAGGTAAAATCACAGAACTAGCAAGAACAAATGATGATAGCTTTGGAGAAAGTTTTGATAAAGTAGCTAAGATGATGGGACTTGGTTATCCTGGTGGGGCTATCATAGAAAATTTAGCTAAAAATATAAAAGAAAGTGATTTGGAATTTAGCATACCTTTGCTTTATTCTAAAGACTTAGCTTATAGTTTTTCAGGACTTAAAAACCAAGTACGTTTGGAAATTTTAAAAGAAGAGCTAAGCTTAGAGCGTAAAAGCAAAATAGCCTTTGCATTTCAAAAAGCAGCTATAGCTCATATTTTAAACAAATTAGAAAAAATTTTTAAAGAGTATAAATTTAAGCGTTTTGGCATAGTAGGTGGAGCTAGTGCAAATTTAAGTTTAAGAAATCAAATAGAGCATTTGTGCCAAAGCTATCAATGTGAGCTTTTACTAGCTCCACTTGAGTATTGCTCAGATAATGCTTTGATGATAGCAAGGGCAGCTTGTGAAGCTTATGAGCGTAAAGATTTTGTAAGCGTTGAAGATGATCTTATAAGTCCTAAAGTGAAAAATTTACAAGGTGTATTATGA
- a CDS encoding M99 family carboxypeptidase catalytic domain-containing protein, with protein MRYFLSILIFINAVFALEFSVKENGKSLDDNNTVLILGGIQGDEPGGFHAASLLLSDYNITKGKIIVAPNLAFESIIARNRGNFGDLNRKFAHIDESDPDFHTIERIKKLILDPEVNMVINLHDGSGFYRPQYESKDKNPNRWGNTSIIDQSEVNSTKYADLENIAKEAVENINKALVKEEHQYHLKNTKTQESNDKDMLKALTYFVVSNHKAAFANEASKNLPTHLRVYYHLLAVEYYLKKANIEFQRTFDLTPNGVYRAIEKPLEIRLFNDKILLYLDKPTNAINFLPFPVNQALNYEASNEITAVISNANSYSVNYGNRLQTRLYPEYFEFSNALDSVEMIVDEKNIQTNFAQKIMVKNSFKIPSIVGVRVNVIGFDRGNDESGIEISKNQMQSRYSLDKKRKIYRVEFYELKNANLADQALEKKTNFKEIKKANIPAKAIEKAEQKDKFIGMILVEFQ; from the coding sequence GTGAGATATTTTTTAAGTATTTTGATTTTTATAAATGCGGTTTTTGCTTTAGAATTTAGTGTAAAAGAAAATGGAAAAAGCTTAGATGATAATAACACGGTTTTAATCCTTGGAGGTATACAAGGAGATGAGCCAGGCGGGTTTCATGCTGCTAGTTTGCTTTTGAGTGATTATAATATCACTAAAGGTAAAATCATCGTTGCGCCAAATTTGGCTTTTGAAAGTATTATTGCCAGAAATAGGGGAAATTTTGGAGATTTAAATAGAAAATTTGCCCATATAGATGAAAGCGATCCTGATTTTCACACCATAGAGCGTATAAAAAAGCTTATTTTAGATCCTGAAGTTAATATGGTTATAAATTTGCACGATGGAAGTGGTTTTTATAGACCACAATATGAAAGCAAAGATAAAAATCCAAACCGCTGGGGCAATACTAGCATTATTGATCAAAGCGAGGTAAATTCTACTAAATATGCAGACTTAGAAAACATAGCTAAAGAAGCAGTAGAAAATATCAATAAAGCCTTGGTAAAAGAAGAACATCAATATCATTTAAAAAACACCAAAACCCAAGAAAGCAATGATAAAGATATGCTAAAGGCTTTAACTTATTTTGTAGTGTCAAATCATAAAGCAGCCTTTGCTAATGAAGCGAGCAAAAATTTACCAACACATTTAAGAGTATATTATCATCTTTTGGCGGTGGAGTATTATCTAAAAAAGGCAAATATAGAATTTCAAAGAACTTTTGATTTAACTCCAAATGGGGTTTATAGAGCTATTGAAAAGCCTTTAGAGATAAGACTTTTTAATGATAAAATTTTACTTTATCTTGACAAACCTACTAATGCTATAAATTTCTTGCCTTTCCCTGTTAATCAGGCTTTAAATTATGAAGCAAGTAATGAGATTACAGCAGTGATTTCAAATGCCAATTCATACTCAGTCAATTACGGAAATCGCTTGCAAACTAGACTATACCCTGAATACTTTGAGTTTTCAAACGCCTTAGATAGTGTTGAAATGATAGTAGATGAAAAAAATATACAAACTAACTTTGCTCAAAAAATCATGGTAAAAAATAGCTTTAAAATTCCTTCTATTGTAGGTGTAAGGGTTAATGTCATAGGTTTTGATAGAGGCAATGATGAAAGCGGTATAGAAATTAGCAAAAATCAAATGCAAAGTCGTTATTCTTTAGATAAAAAAAGAAAGATTTATAGAGTGGAATTTTATGAGTTAAAAAATGCAAATTTAGCAGATCAAGCCTTAGAAAAAAAGACAAATTTTAAAGAAATCAAAAAAGCAAACATACCTGCAAAAGCCATAGAAAAAGCAGAACAAAAGGACAAATTTATCGGTATGATTTTAGTGGAATTTCAATGA
- the dxr gene encoding 1-deoxy-D-xylulose-5-phosphate reductoisomerase, which yields MIVLGSTGSIGVNTLFIAKEKNISIEALSCGKNIKLLNEQIALFKPKFVCIQDEEDKILVDHDKIFCGQEGLKAMIAECESSLVVNAIVGFAGLNSSLMVQKLGKTLALANKESLVVAGKFFDTSKIKAIDSEHAALKCLIDKRKSIKKLFITASGGAFYNYKIKDLKNVSVKEALKHPNWSMGAKITIDSASMCNKLFEIIEAYHLYGIKQIDALIERRSLVHALCEFKDGGMSAYFSHANMRLSIAQAILDEHDQSFIENLDLLAMPSLKFEKISLKKYPIFSLKDELLKEPDLGVIINSANECMVYQFLAQKAQFLDIAKGIFKALEHFGVPKINQIEDVFEYDKQVRLYLDKEMK from the coding sequence ATGATCGTACTTGGAAGCACAGGAAGTATAGGGGTTAACACTCTTTTTATTGCTAAAGAAAAAAACATAAGTATAGAAGCCTTATCTTGTGGTAAAAATATCAAGCTTTTAAATGAGCAAATAGCTCTTTTTAAGCCTAAATTTGTATGTATACAAGATGAAGAAGATAAAATCTTGGTTGATCATGATAAGATTTTTTGTGGCCAAGAAGGCTTAAAAGCGATGATAGCTGAGTGTGAAAGCTCTTTGGTGGTAAATGCTATAGTAGGTTTTGCAGGGTTAAACTCAAGTCTTATGGTGCAAAAGCTTGGTAAAACTTTAGCTTTAGCAAATAAAGAAAGCCTAGTAGTAGCAGGGAAATTTTTTGACACTTCTAAGATTAAAGCTATAGATAGCGAACACGCAGCACTAAAGTGCTTGATAGATAAAAGAAAAAGCATTAAAAAGCTTTTTATCACAGCAAGTGGCGGAGCTTTTTATAATTATAAAATCAAAGATTTAAAAAATGTCAGCGTAAAAGAAGCTCTTAAGCATCCTAACTGGAGCATGGGGGCTAAGATCACTATAGATAGTGCTAGTATGTGTAATAAGCTTTTTGAAATCATCGAAGCTTATCATCTTTATGGCATTAAGCAAATAGATGCTTTGATAGAGAGAAGATCTTTAGTGCATGCTTTGTGTGAGTTTAAAGATGGTGGTATGAGTGCATATTTTTCTCATGCAAATATGCGTTTATCTATAGCTCAAGCGATTTTAGATGAGCATGATCAAAGCTTCATAGAAAATTTAGATTTATTAGCTATGCCAAGTTTAAAATTTGAAAAAATTAGTTTAAAAAAATATCCTATATTTTCACTCAAAGATGAACTTTTGAAAGAGCCTGACTTGGGTGTGATTATAAATAGTGCAAATGAGTGTATGGTGTATCAATTCTTAGCCCAAAAAGCGCAGTTTTTAGATATCGCTAAAGGAATTTTCAAAGCATTAGAACATTTTGGTGTGCCAAAGATTAACCAAATTGAAGATGTTTTTGAGTATGATAAACAAGTAAGGCTTTATTTAGATAAGGAAATGAAGTGA
- a CDS encoding phosphatidate cytidylyltransferase: MFSKTRILSAIVMIAMVAIVALVDNFLINFAIFGVLLFLAFNEAKVIFKSKHASVFVSLCIFAIGAFLDKPFFIGLMALILILGYLVYKKSENLNELMPYIYPTLPILMLYQVLSYEGMFVLFWLIMIVVACDSGAYFIGKLIGERAFSPTSPNKTLEGVVGGIVCAGILGTIIGSFEFSLVKSIYISLIVAIFAVIGDLLESYFKRQAGIKDSGNLIPGHGGILDRIDAVIIAAFAMATLV, from the coding sequence ATGTTTTCAAAGACAAGAATTCTTAGTGCTATTGTGATGATAGCTATGGTAGCTATTGTTGCTTTAGTGGATAATTTTTTGATTAATTTTGCTATTTTTGGTGTTTTATTGTTTTTGGCATTTAATGAAGCAAAAGTTATTTTTAAAAGTAAACATGCAAGTGTTTTTGTGTCTTTGTGTATTTTTGCAATAGGAGCATTTTTAGATAAACCTTTCTTTATAGGTCTTATGGCTTTGATTTTGATTTTAGGATATTTAGTTTATAAAAAAAGTGAAAATTTAAATGAGCTTATGCCTTATATATATCCTACTTTGCCTATTTTAATGCTTTATCAGGTATTAAGCTATGAGGGTATGTTTGTACTATTTTGGCTTATAATGATTGTCGTTGCTTGTGATAGCGGGGCGTATTTTATAGGAAAACTCATTGGTGAGAGAGCTTTTTCTCCAACAAGCCCAAATAAAACTTTAGAAGGGGTTGTGGGTGGCATAGTTTGTGCAGGGATTTTAGGAACTATCATAGGTTCTTTTGAATTTAGCTTAGTAAAAAGTATTTATATATCTTTAATAGTAGCTATTTTTGCTGTGATAGGGGATTTGCTTGAGAGCTATTTTAAAAGACAAGCAGGTATTAAAGATAGCGGTAATTTAATCCCGGGGCATGGTGGAATTTTAGATAGAATTGATGCTGTTATCATTGCGGCATTTGCAATGGCAACTTTAGTATGA
- a CDS encoding NFACT RNA binding domain-containing protein has translation MKYTDLIQIKDYFKQFQRLNYLKRLDDNILEFSLDHQAFILDLTRGRSGIYQDKLQAKVYNAPFDFMLKKYFSNAKILNLEVLENNRILYFEVLSEKSYKAYGAKIYFEFTGKNTNVIITDTNDIIIEALRHIDKSYRIVKIGEKLQALKAYEIKEEFVKIDDFNVYFKESAKKLQQERLKDIKENKLLNVDKKIFTLKENIEHLEQESNLLKKAQELSQKADVLFANLNSLKDHQREFILQDFNANELAFKLEDTPKNSANEFYKMAKKLKQKAKNINIEREILNEKLDFLINLKDLIIKSISLRELEILMPKKSKKTKKEELNAGVSSFYFDEFKISVGRNEKANEYLLKIAKKDDIWLHVKDYPSAHVIITSNKLKISQLVLEFAAKLCVEFSKLSSGTYLVDYTSKNFVKVREKAFVNYTNYKTISILKE, from the coding sequence ATGAAATATACAGATTTAATACAAATAAAAGATTATTTTAAACAATTTCAAAGACTAAATTATCTTAAACGTCTTGATGATAATATCTTAGAGTTTAGCTTAGATCATCAAGCTTTTATACTAGATTTAACACGCGGAAGAAGTGGAATTTACCAAGATAAGCTCCAAGCAAAAGTCTATAATGCACCTTTTGATTTTATGTTAAAAAAATACTTTTCTAATGCAAAGATTTTAAATTTAGAAGTATTAGAAAATAATAGAATTTTATATTTTGAAGTTTTATCGGAAAAATCCTACAAAGCTTATGGAGCTAAGATTTATTTTGAATTTACAGGAAAAAACACCAATGTAATCATCACAGATACTAATGATATTATCATAGAAGCTTTGCGTCATATAGATAAAAGCTACCGTATTGTAAAAATAGGCGAAAAACTTCAAGCTTTAAAAGCTTATGAGATTAAAGAAGAATTTGTAAAGATTGATGATTTTAATGTGTATTTTAAAGAAAGCGCTAAAAAGTTACAGCAAGAGCGCTTAAAAGATATTAAAGAAAATAAACTTTTAAATGTAGATAAAAAAATTTTTACCCTTAAAGAGAATATAGAACATTTAGAGCAAGAAAGTAATTTATTAAAAAAAGCTCAAGAGTTAAGCCAAAAAGCAGATGTTTTATTTGCTAATTTAAATTCTTTAAAAGATCATCAAAGAGAATTTATTTTACAAGATTTTAATGCAAATGAACTTGCCTTTAAACTCGAAGATACACCTAAAAACAGTGCGAATGAATTTTACAAAATGGCGAAAAAGCTAAAACAAAAGGCTAAAAATATTAATATAGAAAGAGAAATTTTAAATGAAAAACTTGATTTTTTAATCAATTTAAAAGATTTGATCATTAAAAGCATTTCCTTACGAGAATTAGAAATTTTAATGCCTAAAAAAAGTAAAAAAACTAAAAAAGAAGAGTTAAATGCAGGAGTTAGTAGCTTTTATTTTGATGAGTTTAAAATCAGCGTAGGACGCAATGAAAAAGCTAATGAGTATTTATTAAAAATAGCTAAAAAAGATGATATTTGGTTGCATGTGAAAGATTATCCTAGTGCACATGTAATCATTACTTCAAATAAATTAAAAATAAGTCAATTAGTGCTAGAATTTGCCGCAAAACTTTGTGTGGAATTTTCCAAGCTAAGTTCTGGAACTTATTTGGTCGATTATACGAGTAAGAATTTTGTTAAAGTTAGAGAAAAGGCTTTTGTAAATTATACAAATTATAAGACTATAAGCATTTTAAAGGAGTGA
- a CDS encoding molybdenum cofactor guanylyltransferase, translating to MNEKIPYPCVILCGGKSSRMGEDKSLLQVDDKNLTLYQYEKMSRIFNQVFISTKKDKFHQKNLAFILDEDLNNHSPLIALNSILKHFQNTYVFILSVDTPNINKESIYKLFHHLKSQNILLASTKKHKHYLCGFYHSRNFEKILQFLQENNHKLALFCDTMKAEFIEFKNENEFINLNYFNEYKKWLHEKDNSAHIMCF from the coding sequence ATGAATGAAAAAATTCCCTATCCTTGTGTGATTTTATGTGGTGGAAAGTCTTCACGTATGGGAGAAGATAAAAGCTTATTACAAGTAGATGATAAAAACTTAACTCTTTATCAGTATGAAAAAATGTCAAGAATTTTTAATCAAGTTTTTATTAGTACTAAAAAAGATAAATTTCATCAAAAAAACTTAGCATTTATTTTAGATGAGGATTTAAACAACCACTCTCCACTCATTGCCTTAAATTCCATACTTAAACATTTTCAAAACACCTATGTATTTATCCTTAGCGTGGATACCCCAAACATAAACAAAGAAAGTATTTATAAGCTTTTTCATCATTTAAAATCACAAAACATACTCTTAGCAAGCACAAAAAAACACAAACATTATCTATGTGGATTTTATCATAGTAGAAATTTTGAAAAAATTTTGCAATTTTTACAAGAAAATAACCACAAACTAGCTCTTTTTTGTGATACAATGAAAGCAGAATTTATAGAATTTAAAAATGAAAATGAGTTTATAAATTTAAATTATTTTAACGAATACAAAAAGTGGCTTCATGAAAAGGATAATTCTGCCCATATTATGTGCTTTTAG
- a CDS encoding phospholipase A: MKRIILPILCAFSALANENLINQALEYERQGEYKKAMQIYKSLVLKDTAKTKKLELSLNNEQNATKEHKIDDFNPRSEALANYLGTEKSYNPFGISTHNLSYFMPVSYSFSKRDYKSTETKFQVSLKKTLFENLLGLNESYNIAYTQISWWQLYEHSSPFRETNYLPEFFINFPISGHGAFENLKNVRVGLLHESNGQDDPKSRSWNRIYLSNAWFFGDFVFIPRVWLRIPEKSSEDDNPDIEKYLGNFDINLAYTQDDYFINILWRNNLNFANNRGAVEISGAYKISNNGLYIYTQYFNGYGESLIEYNKSSSRLSSGILLMY; the protein is encoded by the coding sequence ATGAAAAGGATAATTCTGCCCATATTATGTGCTTTTAGCGCTTTAGCAAATGAGAATTTAATTAATCAAGCCTTAGAATATGAAAGACAAGGCGAGTATAAAAAGGCTATGCAAATTTATAAAAGCTTAGTTTTAAAAGATACAGCAAAAACAAAAAAATTAGAACTTTCTCTTAACAATGAGCAAAATGCAACAAAAGAACATAAAATAGATGATTTTAACCCAAGAAGTGAAGCTTTAGCAAATTACCTTGGCACAGAAAAATCATATAATCCTTTTGGTATTAGCACGCATAATCTTAGTTATTTTATGCCTGTTTCTTATAGTTTTAGCAAAAGAGATTATAAAAGTACTGAAACTAAATTTCAAGTAAGTCTTAAAAAAACTCTTTTTGAAAATCTTTTAGGTTTAAATGAAAGCTATAACATAGCTTATACACAAATTTCTTGGTGGCAACTTTATGAGCATTCATCACCTTTTAGGGAGACTAATTATTTGCCTGAATTTTTTATCAATTTTCCTATAAGCGGGCATGGAGCTTTTGAAAATTTAAAAAATGTACGCGTTGGTTTATTACACGAATCAAACGGGCAAGATGATCCAAAATCAAGATCTTGGAATAGAATTTATCTAAGCAATGCATGGTTTTTTGGGGACTTTGTGTTCATACCTAGGGTTTGGCTAAGAATTCCTGAAAAAAGCTCAGAAGATGATAATCCTGATATAGAAAAATATTTAGGTAATTTTGATATCAATCTTGCTTATACCCAAGATGATTATTTTATCAATATCCTATGGCGCAATAATTTAAATTTTGCTAATAACCGCGGTGCAGTGGAAATAAGCGGAGCTTATAAAATTTCCAACAATGGTTTGTATATTTACACTCAATATTTTAACGGATATGGTGAAAGTCTTATTGAGTATAATAAATCTTCAAGCAGACTCTCAAGCGGAATTTTGTTAATGTATTAA
- a CDS encoding Na+/H+ antiporter family protein: MLLTNPVFIGVVLMTLLCFFRFNVLLSVLLSGLFVGVWSKFMNVEHLTLMEFFTQLPQAMMDSMKVLIDGMQGNLQTALSYILLGAVAAAISKTNLTAYLIKIVSHYISHKKYLLILSLAFIACFSQNLIPIHVAFVPLLIPPLLKLFNKLKIDRRAIACALTFGLTTPYMVVPLGFGLIFQTLLVDNLNSNGVQISLGEVSQTMAFAAICMLVGLFLAVFIFYAKPREYQEEQISKMDFENLKMSKKEWGVLAGLGLTLILQILTHNLPLSGLLGFVLMVILGGVEYNKVNLVFDDGLKIMGYIAFVMLVASGYGEVLKQSGGIAELVKTSVPFMEQSHFLAIFIMLAIGLLITIGIGSSFGTIPIIAALFCPICIELGFSPAAIIFIIGVAGALGDAGSPASETTLGVSVGLNADKQGDHIKDTCIPTFLCFNGSLLILGSVIAFFLI, translated from the coding sequence ATGCTTTTAACTAATCCGGTATTTATAGGCGTTGTATTAATGACGCTTTTGTGTTTTTTTAGGTTTAATGTTTTGCTTAGTGTTTTGCTTTCTGGGCTTTTTGTGGGCGTTTGGTCTAAATTTATGAATGTAGAGCATTTAACTTTGATGGAGTTTTTTACTCAACTTCCACAAGCTATGATGGATTCTATGAAAGTTTTAATTGATGGTATGCAAGGAAATTTACAAACAGCACTAAGTTATATTTTACTTGGAGCAGTAGCTGCTGCTATATCAAAAACTAACTTAACAGCATATTTGATTAAAATAGTTTCGCATTATATTTCACATAAAAAATACTTACTTATACTTTCTTTGGCATTTATTGCTTGTTTTTCACAAAATTTAATCCCTATCCACGTGGCCTTTGTGCCTTTATTGATCCCACCTTTGTTAAAACTTTTTAATAAGTTAAAAATAGATCGTAGAGCCATAGCTTGTGCGCTAACTTTTGGACTTACAACTCCTTATATGGTAGTGCCTTTGGGATTTGGGCTGATTTTTCAAACTTTGCTTGTGGATAATTTAAATTCAAATGGAGTGCAAATTAGCCTAGGAGAAGTTTCTCAAACTATGGCTTTTGCGGCTATTTGTATGCTAGTTGGTTTATTTTTGGCTGTGTTTATATTTTATGCTAAGCCAAGAGAATATCAAGAAGAACAAATTAGCAAAATGGACTTTGAAAATCTAAAAATGAGTAAAAAAGAATGGGGTGTTTTAGCTGGTCTTGGGCTGACTTTGATTTTGCAAATTTTAACGCACAATTTACCTTTATCAGGGCTTTTGGGCTTTGTATTAATGGTGATTTTGGGTGGAGTAGAGTATAACAAAGTTAATTTAGTTTTTGATGATGGGCTTAAAATCATGGGTTATATAGCCTTTGTAATGCTTGTTGCTTCAGGGTATGGAGAGGTTTTAAAGCAAAGTGGGGGTATAGCCGAGCTTGTAAAAACAAGTGTGCCTTTTATGGAGCAAAGTCACTTTTTGGCTATTTTTATCATGTTGGCTATAGGTCTTTTAATCACCATAGGTATAGGTAGTTCTTTTGGTACTATTCCTATCATCGCTGCTTTGTTTTGTCCTATATGTATAGAGCTTGGTTTTTCACCTGCTGCGATTATTTTTATCATCGGTGTTGCTGGAGCTTTAGGCGATGCAGGATCGCCTGCTAGTGAAACGACTTTGGGAGTGAGTGTAGGGCTTAATGCAGATAAGCAAGGTGATCACATCAAAGATACTTGTATACCAACCTTTTTATGCTTTAATGGCTCTTTACTTATCTTAGGTAGTGTTATAGCATTTTTCTTAATTTAA
- the ilvD gene encoding dihydroxy-acid dehydratase encodes MRSDTIKKGHLKAPNRSLLRACGLSDEDFNKPFIGVANSYIDIIPGHFFLNEYARIIKDEIRKNGCIPFEFNTIGVDDGIAMGHDGMLYSLPSREIIANSIETVMNAHQLDALICIPNCDKITPGMLMGALRVNVPTIFVSGGPMRAGVNKHGEKISLSSVFEAVGAYEAKKINEEDLKDIECKACPSGGSCSGMFTANSMNTLCEAMGIALEGNGTILALSKEREELLRKAARRICEIALDDHFKIRNIITKKSINNALVVDMAMGGSSNTILHMLAIAYEAGVNLDTKELNHISANVAHIAKIAPSLNTVYMEDIHKAGGVSAVMAEIAKKPDHILKLDALDINGKTLKERIKNADIKDESIIRKIDNAYSDVGGLAILFGNLAEQGCVIKTAGIIGERKFKGKAVCFNSQEEAIKGIIKGKVKEGDVCVIRYEGPKGGPGMQEMLSPTSLLTGMGLGAKVALITDGRFSGATRGLSIGHISPEAAECGLIALLEDGDEIEIDVDAYSINANLTQDEITKRKAKFKIPDKQVNSRWLKMYQKLVSNASKGGVLDIE; translated from the coding sequence ATGAGAAGTGATACGATCAAAAAAGGACACCTAAAAGCACCAAATCGCTCTTTACTTAGAGCTTGTGGTTTAAGTGATGAGGATTTTAATAAACCTTTCATAGGTGTAGCAAATAGTTATATAGATATCATCCCAGGACATTTTTTCTTAAATGAATATGCAAGAATCATTAAAGATGAAATCCGTAAAAATGGTTGCATTCCTTTTGAATTTAACACTATAGGTGTGGATGATGGTATAGCTATGGGGCATGATGGTATGCTTTATTCTTTACCAAGTCGTGAAATCATTGCAAACTCTATTGAAACAGTGATGAATGCGCACCAACTTGATGCGCTAATTTGTATCCCAAATTGCGACAAAATAACTCCAGGTATGCTCATGGGGGCTTTAAGAGTTAATGTACCGACTATTTTTGTGAGCGGTGGACCTATGCGAGCAGGAGTAAATAAACATGGAGAAAAAATCAGCCTAAGTTCTGTTTTTGAAGCGGTGGGAGCCTATGAGGCTAAAAAAATCAATGAAGAGGATTTAAAAGATATAGAATGTAAAGCTTGTCCTAGCGGAGGATCATGCTCAGGTATGTTTACCGCAAATTCCATGAATACCTTATGCGAAGCTATGGGTATAGCACTTGAAGGAAATGGAACTATTTTAGCACTTAGCAAAGAAAGAGAAGAACTTTTAAGAAAAGCTGCGCGTAGAATTTGCGAAATTGCACTAGATGATCATTTTAAAATTCGCAATATTATTACTAAAAAGTCCATAAATAATGCCTTAGTTGTTGATATGGCTATGGGTGGAAGCTCAAATACCATCTTACATATGCTTGCTATTGCTTATGAAGCGGGTGTAAATTTGGATACAAAAGAACTCAATCACATCAGTGCCAATGTAGCCCATATAGCTAAAATAGCACCTTCTCTAAATACGGTATATATGGAAGATATACATAAAGCAGGTGGAGTTAGTGCAGTAATGGCAGAAATAGCTAAAAAACCAGATCATATTTTAAAACTTGACGCTCTGGATATCAATGGAAAAACTTTAAAAGAACGCATTAAAAATGCTGATATTAAGGATGAAAGTATTATAAGAAAAATAGACAATGCATACTCAGATGTAGGTGGACTTGCTATACTTTTCGGAAATTTAGCAGAACAAGGTTGCGTAATAAAAACTGCGGGTATTATAGGTGAACGCAAATTTAAAGGAAAAGCTGTTTGTTTTAATTCTCAAGAAGAAGCCATTAAAGGTATTATAAAAGGCAAGGTCAAAGAAGGTGATGTATGCGTAATACGCTATGAAGGACCAAAAGGTGGTCCTGGTATGCAAGAGATGCTCAGTCCAACCTCATTACTTACAGGTATGGGACTTGGCGCTAAAGTAGCACTTATAACAGATGGACGCTTTAGCGGAGCTACAAGAGGACTTAGTATAGGACACATCTCCCCAGAAGCTGCAGAATGTGGACTTATAGCGCTTTTAGAAGATGGAGATGAGATAGAAATTGATGTAGATGCTTATAGTATTAATGCAAATTTAACTCAAGATGAAATCACCAAACGCAAAGCAAAATTTAAAATACCAGATAAACAAGTAAATTCAAGATGGCTTAAAATGTATCAAAAACTTGTAAGCAATGCTAGTAAAGGCGGGGTTTTAGATATAGAATAA